GTAGTCGCAGGACACCCGCACCGTCGCCAGGGCCAGACCGTCGGCGATCTGCTGCACCACGCCGGGAGCATGGGTCTTGAGGAACATCTCGCGGCAGCGCCCCTGCCACTTGAGGTGATTGACGAAGTAGACGTTGCCCACCAGGTTGGTCTCTTGAAACCCGATGATGTGGCGCAGCTCGAAGCTCTTCATCGCTCGGCACTCGCCAGCACCGCCAGGGCGAGACCGCCTTCGAAGCCTTCGACCGGCGCCACCAGAGTGCCGATCACCAGATTGCCGGAGCGCAGCATCAGCCAACCGTCATCGGTCGCCGACTCGAAGACCAGCGGCGCATTGTGTGGCGTGCCGGCCTTGCGCAGGCATTCGCCGGCGGCCCAGATGCGGGTGGCGGCGGCGTCCGGATTCTCGCCCTCCTCCCCCACCAAGCGCTCCGCCAGGTGGTAGCGATCGGCGCCCAGCATCTCGCTCCACAGATCCGGCGGCCGCGCTTCGATGGCCTCCGCATCGCACCCCAGGGGGCCTTCCCCGGAGATCGCCAGCACCAGCTCGCCGGCATGGGCGACGGAAACGTCGGCGCCGGCGGTCTCGGGCTTGCCGTCGGGGCGGCGATGGACCTCGCCCTCGGCGCCCTGGCCGTGGACCACCTCGAGGATGGCGCGATCGCTGTCCTCCTGACGAACCTCCGCTTGGCGCTGCCGGATCACCACCTTGGGCTGCTCGCCGGGGAGCAGCTCCTGCAGCCGGCGCTCCACGTAGGGCGCCAGGATCGGCGCCTTCCAGGGCTCGGCGACGCGGTTGCGATCGACCGCCTGGAGACGCAGCCCGACCCAGCGCTCGCGCACCTTGCCCTGGGCGTCCACCAGCTCGACGTCGTAGGTGAAGAGATCGCCTTCGCGCCGCCGCTCCTTGGCCGCCAGCACGAAGTCCTCGGCCGGCGACAGATCGCCCAGCTCGATGCGGTCGACACCCACCGGCAGAATCGTCGAGTGGGGAACGCAGACCTGAATGCCGTGCAGCAGAGCATCGCGCACGGCGGCGTCGCCGAGCAACATCTGCGGCGGCAGGTAGCGACCGAACCAGGGCACGGCGCCATTGCCGGAGATCTCGGCAATGCACTCGCGGGCCGACAGGCTGCGGTAACCGCGGATGCGCCGGAAGCGGCCGGTGTGGAAGAACAGCGGACCGTAGAGATCGCCCTCGGCTTCGAGGGGCAGGACCTCGCCGGCGTCGGGCAAGGCCGCCGGCAGGCCGGTGGCGCGCTCGCCGGAGAAGCGGCAGAGGGCGCGAAAATCGTCGGTGCGGAAGTCGCTGGCGGAAGACCTCACCACCAGCTCGATGCGGCCGTCGAGGCGGCCGATGGCGGCCACCCGCAGAGTCAGGGTCTGGCCCTCGGCCACCACCAGCGGGCGCCGAAACTCGACCTCTTCGAAGATCGGAAGATCCCGCCGGCCGATCATGGCCGTCGCCGTCTGGGTCATCGCCTCGAGGCCGATCACCGCCGGCAGCAGACGCTCGCCGCGGAAGACGTGCTCGGTCAAATAGGGGTCACTCTCCGCCGAGACCTCGCTGTCGACCACCAGCTCGACGCCCGGGAAGAACACCCGCGGGCTCTCGAGGAAGCGCAGCAGCGGCAGCTCCGGGGTCGCCATCTCCATGGTCGGAGGCATGCCGAAGCGGCTGCTGACCACCAGCGACACCGGCGAGGTCGGCAACTGCAAAAGACGCGCCAAGAGCTCGACGCCGAGATCCGGGGGAATCGGATGGATGCCCTCCTCGATCAGGGTCTCGACGCGCCCCAGGCGCTCGCCCATGCCGACCCCGGACCACACCGACCATTCCAGGCACAGGCAGCGGCAGTCCGGGTTATCGCTGGCGAAACGCTCCGTCTCCATCGCCATCCATTCGTTGGCGGTGGCATAGTCGGCCTCGCCCCGTAGGCCCATCCGGGCGATGATCGAGCCGAAGGTCACCAGCAGGCGCAGGGCGGCCGGATCGACCGCCGCGAGGACATTGTGCAGACCGGTGATCTTGGGCGCCAGGGTGCGACGGAAGGCCTTGCCGTCGAGGGCGGCGAGGAGGCGCGGCGTGTTGAGCCCGGCGCCGTGCAGGATACCGGTGACGGTGCCGATCTCGGCCGCCGCCCCGGCGACCGCCGCGGCCACCGCCGACGCATCGTTGACATCCGCCGAGACGTAGCGGAAATCGATGCCGGCGGCACTCACGCGATCGAGATTGGCGGCGAGCTCGGGACTCTCCTCAGGTCGCGAGCGGCCGAGCAGAATCAGCCGAGCGCCGGACTTGCGGGCCAGGCGCAGCGCGCACTCCGACGCGATGCCCTTGCCGCCGCCGGTCACCAACACCACGTCGTCCGGTCCGAGCACCGATTCGCCCTCGCCGGAGAGGATCGGGTAGTGGTCCCAGAGGGGCACTTCGCGGCGGCCTTCGGCGTCGTAGCGAGCCTCGCCGTAGCCCGTGACGGCCACCGCCTCGGCCGCCGCCCAGAGGGCCGCTTCCGGACGATCGAAGGGCACGTCCACCACCGCCGTGTCGACCTCTGGAAGCTCGAGATGGAGAGTGCGGGCGAATCCCGCACCGCCACCACCGGCGTGCACCACCAGCAGGCACTTGGCGGCGGAACCGTCGAGCAAGGGGCGAGCAGCTTCGAGATAGAGGTCGACGCAGCCCGGCTCCAGTTGCGCCGGCAGACAGAGGGCGACGCCGCCGCCACCGGCTTCGCGCAGGGCGGCCCGCAGGCCGGCGACCAGCGGGTGATCCTCCGGCGCCACCACCTGCCAGCCGGTGGCCGGCGGCGGCGCCGCGCCGACGGCGAGGGAACGTTCTTCCCACAGCAGATCGAAGGCGGCGATCCAAGATCCGGCACCGGCCACCTGGCCCTCCTCGACCTCTTCGCCCGCCGCGCCGTCCCGCGCCTCGCCCTGCAACAGCGCTTCGGCGACCTCGGCGACGGTGGCATCGGCGAAATCGTTGGGCGAAGCCGGCGACTCGCGCCCCAGGCGCCGCGCCGCTTCGACCACCAGTTGGCCGACGGAGATCGAGTTGAGGTGCAGGTCGCTGAGCAGCCGGCTGTCCTCGGCGATGGCGCTCGCCGGCAGCTCGGCGCGATCCGCCACCAGCTCGCGCACCAGGTCGATGGGTGCCAGGTCATCTTGTGGCTCCACCGCCGGCGCCGGCTCGTCGGCCGCCGCCACCGGGCTGGCCACCACCGCGACACCGTCGGCGCGCCGCTCGATGTCCTCGCAGGAATTGGCGAAGAAGCGCAGCGGCTGATCGGGATCGAAGGGCCGGCTGAAGCGGCCGGCGAAGAGGGCCGTGGGATCGACCGGCGAGCCGAGGCAGTAGGCCGCGCCGGCGGCTTCGAGAAGGCCCTTGAAAGAATCGCTGCCGGCATCCAAGGACAGCGCCGCGCCGAGGTCGCCGAAGTCCTCCAGCAGACCGCTGAGCACCCAGCCGGGGCCCACCTCGAGCCAGAGATCGACCTCGCCGCGCAGCGCCTCGATCGCCTCCGTGAAGCGCACCGGCGAAGTCACCTGGTCGACCAGCAGGCGACGCAAATCGGAATCCCCGGTGAGCACCTCACCGGTGACCGTCGACACCACGGTGCGCTGCGGCGCGGTCAGATCCTGCACCGCGAGGCAGCTCTCGAGGGCACCGGCAGCGGCCGCCACCAGCGGCGAGTGGAAGGCGTGGGAGACCTTGAGACGGGTGGCATTGAGGCGTCGGCTGCGGGCCTCCGCCACCAGGTCTTCGATCGCCTGCTCGTCGCCTGAGATCACCGTCCGCCGAGGCGAGTTGAGACCGGCGATGGTCACCCGCTCCCTACCGCGCAGGGCGGCGAGCTCGTCCGGCCCGACGCCGATGGCGGCCATCGCCCCGGAGGCGTCGCCGAGATCGGCCATCGCTCGGCCGCGGGCGGTGGCGACCTCGAACAGGGTCTCTTCGTCCATCGCGCCGGCCCAGTGCAGGGCCACCAGCTCACCGAGGCTGTGACCGACCGCCGCCGTCGCCTCGATGCCGAGCTCCGCCAGGGCGAGCAAGGCCGCCGTTGACGAGGCGGCGATCGCCGGCTGCGCCACCGCGGTGTTGACCGCGTCCCCGGCCGGCAGCTCGAAGTCGTCGTAGAGGTCGACGACATCCTCGAAGCGGCGTCCGAGGGCACCCGCCGAGGAGCGCGAGGGCGACCCCTGACCGGGAAACAGGAAGGCGATGCGCGGCGTCCGGGTGCCGCCACCGAGGAACACCCCCTGGCGCACGTCGAGGCGCTGATCGACCCCCTGTTGGAGCCACTCGCCGAGCAGCTCGAGGCGACCGTCCAGCTCGCGCGGCGTGGCGGCCACCACCGCCGCCCGCACATAGCCCGCCGTCGAACGGCGAGCCAGCTCGGCGGCGAGGTCCGTGAGCTCGGCGCGAGAGATCCGGCGGGCCGTCGCTCGCAAGGCTTCGACCCGCGTCGCCAGCTCGCCGGTGCTGGCGGCGTAGAGCAGGAACAGCTCGCTGTCCTGGGGCGTCGCCAGCAAAGTGCGCTCGCGCGCCGACAGCTTGCGCCGCCGGTCCTTCGAGCGTCCCTCCATTACGATGTGGGTGTTGATACCGCCGAATCCCATCGCCGAGACTCCTGCCCGCACCGGCCCACCGCGCGGCCAGATCTCGGCCTCGAAGGGCACCCGCAGGGCCGGCGCTTCGTCCTCCAGCACCGGGTGCGGCGTCTCGCAGCCGGTGATCGGCGGGATCAGGCGATGCATCACCGCCTGCGTCGCTTTGATCAAACCGGCGACGCCGGCGGCCGCCTTGGTGTGGCCGAAGTTGCCTTTGATGGTGCCGATGGGCGTCGGCCGCCCGTTGGCTCCGGCCTGCCGGAGGGAGCTCGACAGGGCCGACAGCTCGGTCGAGTCGCCGACCGCGGTGCCGGTGCCGTGGCCTTCGAAATAGCCCACCGTCTCGATGCCGAAACCGGCGCGCCGATAGGCCCGCCGCAGAGCCAGGGCCTGGCCTTCGGCTTCCGGCCGGGTGATACCTCCGGCGCCGTCCGAGGACACGCCCCAGCCGCGGATCACCGAGTAGATGCGCCGCTGCTGGGCGATCGCGTCCTCTTCCCGCATCAAGAAGACGAAGCCGCAGCCCTCGCCCGGGAAGAAGCCCGCCGAGCGGGCGTCGTAGACCCGCATCTCCTCCGGCGCCAGGGCGCCGGTCTGGGAGAAGCCGACCAGCTCGAAGGGATCCATCGAAAGATCGACGCCGCCCGCCAGGGCGTAGTCGAGATCGCCCGCCACCAGGGCCGAGCAGGCCTGGCAGGTGGCCAGCAGAGAGGAGGCGCAGGCGCCGTCGACGGTGAAGCCACCGCCGTGAAAGTCGAAGTAATTGCACACTCTGCCGGCGATGGTGTTGGACAGGCCACCGGCGAGGGTCTCCTCGGTGATCTCCGGGAAAGGCTGTTTGTAGGAGGCCTCGAGGCGGGCCAGGAACTCGGCGGCCTTCTCCTGATCCCAGCCTTCGGCGAGCAGCGAGGCGCCCACCACATGGCGTACATAGGGCCAACGCAGTCGCATCTGGTTGGCGCGCGAGAACTCTCCTGTCAGGGTGTTGCCCAGCAGCACCCCGGTGGCCTCGCGCTGCAGTCCCTGGCCTTCCGGAAAGCCGGCGTCGGCGAGCGCCCGCGAGGCGACGTCGAGGGCCAGCCAGTGGGCCAGGTCGGCGGAGCGAAAGGCCCGCCCGGCGACGCGGAAGCGCACCCGATCGAACTCGTAGCCCTCGATGAAGGCGCCCTCGGTGCCGTAGGTGCGGTCCGGCAGGCGATCCGGGCTCTGATAGTCGTCGAGGCGCAGACGCTCATCCGGAAAGCGGCGGAAAGCCCGGCGCCGCGCCAGCACCGTTTCCCAGAGATCGCTCGGCGAGTGGATGTCCGGATACTCACAGGCCATCCCGACGATGGCGATGCCTCCCGTGCGGCTCATGCTGTCTGGCTCATGCGGCGACTCCCGCGCTGGTCAGGGTGTGCTGGATCTTGGTCCGCCAGTGCTCGAAGGGCGGCCGTTCCTCGGTGAGTCCATGACCCGACGGCAGGTCCGTCAGGGCGTGATCGGTGGCCGCCGCCGCGTCTTCACAGGACAGACCGCAGAGGACCTGCGCTCCGCGGGCGGTGTTCTGGTCCGCGAAGCCGCCACGCAGCCGCGCCTTGGCAGCGAAGGCGGCTCCCTGGGCGAGGGCCGGCCGATGGCCGCCGGCGGCCTGCCGCAGGCGCTCGAGGTGCTCCACCGGCACGCCGCCGGCATAGGTCGCCGCCAGGCCGACGCCGCTCCACAGGTCGTGGTGGCGGCTGGGGGCGAAGGTTGCGAGGCGCGCGATCACGCGCTCGACATCGGCCGCCTCGCTGAACCACAGGCTGCGGCCCAGCCCTTGGTCGAAGGCGCGCCGAGCGTAGCCCTCGAGACGCCCCGGGACGCGCGCCTCGACCACCGTCCGGCGATGGTGGAAGAAGCCTTCGTGGAAGCCATAGCCGTCGAGGGCCAGCCAACCGAGGAGCGGATCGAGGCGCCGCAGCAGCCAGCCGGTGGGCAGGCGCAGCCGCGCCATCGCCCAACCGGCGCCGACGTGGATCAGGTAGGTGTAGGAATCGCCGGAATCGGCCAACAGGGCGTCGAAGCGGCGCAGCGGCCGCCAGGGGGTGAAGGCATCGAGCACCGTCAGACCCATGCCGGCGCCCTCGTAAACCCAGCCGCGAAACTCGTCCGAGACCGCGCCGAGGCGGACCTTCAAGCTCTCTGGAGACGGATCTTCGAGGGCCGCGTGATAGCCGTCGAGAAAGGTCGTCGCGACCCGCTCGAGGCGCTGACGAACCTCCGGCGCGCCGTGAAAACCGCGTTTGGCGAAGGATCCCTCGCTCGGATCGACGCCGAAAATCCGTCGGGTCAGCACTCCCATACGCTCTCCTCCGGCTGTCTCCCTCGCGGCGACGACGCGACCCATTTCCCGGCGTCGGCGAGCCGCCCCGAGCTGGTTCCTCGGCTTCGGTCGAGGGCCATTTCTAGCATGGCCCCGAAGGCGCCGCAATTCCCCCCTTGCGCAATGCAGGGCGGAGTTTCGGAGCCATCCGCCGGAACGACTGCCCACGCCGCGAAGCCGTCGACCTACGTCTTCGAAAAGCGTATTTCCACCATAGAATCAATAGTTTGATATTACCAAACCCACGAATATCTTTCAAGCTCGAAGCTTCCCCGGAAGGCCCTCTCGGCATCCCTCGACGGCGCCTCCGAATCGGAATACTATTGCGGCGTCCCACGACGACCCACCGATGACCACCTCCTACGACGCCTCATCGATCGAAGTCCTCACCGGTCTCGAACCGGTGCGCAAGCGTCCGGGGATGTACACCCAGACGGAGCGCCCCAACCATCTGGTGCAGGAGGTGGTCGACAACAGCGTCGATGAAGCCATCGCCGGCCACTGCCAGGAGATCGTCACCACCCTGCATGATGACGGCTCGATCTCGGTGCAGGACGACGGTCGCGGCATGCCCGTCGATCAGCACCAGGAGGAAGGCGTCTCCGGCGTCGAGGTGATCCTCACCCGGCTCCACGCCGGCGCCAAGTTCTCGCACAAGGACTACCGCTACTCCGGCGGTCTGCACGGCGTCGGCGTGTCGGTGGTGAACGCCCTTTCCCGCCGTCTCGAGGTGGTGATTCGCCGCAGCGGCCAGGAGCACGCGATGAGCTTCGCCGACGGCGAGAAGGCCAGCGAGCTCGAGGTCGTCGGCAGCGTCGGCCGGCGCAACACCGGCACCCGCATCCGCTTCTGGCCGGACCCGCAGTTCTTCGATTCGGCGAAGGTCAACGTGTGTCGTCTCAAGCACGCCCTCGAGGCCAAGGCGGTGCTCTGCTCCGGCTTGCAGATTCGCTTCGTCCACGAAGAGGATCCGAGCCAGAACGAGGAGTGGTGCTTCGAAGACGGCCTCGAAGACTATCTGCTGCAGGAGCTCGGCGACGTCGAGCGGCTGCCGGAGCGTCCCTACCGTGGAAGCTTCCAGGAGGCCGATCGCGAGGTCGACTGGGCGGTGCTGTGGCTGCCGGAGGAAGGCGAGCCGGTGGGAGAGAGCTACGTCAATCTGATTCCCACCGCCCAGGGCGGCACCCACGTCAACGGCTTCCGCACCGGCCTGACGGAAGCACTGCGGGAGTTCTGCGACTTCCGCAATCTGCTGCCGCGGGGCCTCAAGATCAGCCCCGACGATGTCTGGTCGCGCTGCTCCTACATCCTGTCGGCGCGGGTCAAGGAGCCGCAGTTCTCGGGTCAGACCAAGGAACGACTGTCGAACCGCGATGTCGCCCTGTTCGTCGCCGGCGCCGTCAAGGATGCTTTCAGCCTGTGGCTCAACCAGAACGTCGAGGCCGCCGAGGGCATCGCCCAGATCGCCATCGACAACGCCCAGGCGCGGGCCCGGGCGGGCAAGAAGGTCAAACGCAAGAAGGTCACCACCGGTCCGGCGCTGCCTGGCAAGCTCGCCGACTGCAGCGGCCAGGACTTCGAGACCACCGAGCTCTTCCTGGTCGAGGGAGACTCCGCCGGCGGCTCCGCCAAGCAGGCCCGCGACCGCGAGACCCAGGCCATCCTGCCGCTGCGGGGCAAGATCCTCAACACCTGGGAGGTCGACTCCTCGGAGGTCCTCGGCTCCCAGGAGGTGCACGACATCGCCGTCGCCATCGGCGTCGATCCGGGATCCCCCAAGCTCGACGACCTGCGCTACGGCAAGGTCTGCATCCTGGCCGACGCCGACTCCGACGGCGCCCACATCGCCACCCTCCTCTGCGCCCTGTTCGTGCGTCATTTCCGGCCCCTGGTGGAGGCCGGCCGGGTCTACCTCGCCATGCCGCCGCTCTACCGCATCGACCAGGGCAAGAAGACCTACTACGCCCTCGATGACGAAGAGCGTCGCGAGCTGATCGCACGCCTGGAGTCGGAGGGCGGCCGCGCCAAGATCGGCATTCAGCGCTTCAAGGGCCTCGGCGAGATGAACCCGCTGCAGCTGCGCGAGACGGTGATGGCGCCGGACACCCGCCGCCTGGTGCGCCTGACCGTCGGCGGCCGCGACCGCACCGACCAGAAGATCGACATGCTGCTGGCCCGCGGCCGCGCCGCCGATCGCCGCCGTTGGCTCGAGACCAAGGGCAACATGGCCGACGTCTGATCCCCTACGAGCCCGCACCATGACCGACCTCACACCCCCCGACGACCGCCTCGCCGCCGACGGCGTCGAGGAGATGGCCCTCGCCTCCTTCACCGAGAAGGCCTACCTCGATTACTCGATGTATGTCGTCCTCGACCGCGCCCTGCCGAGCATCGCCGACGGCCTCAAGCCGGTGCAGCGCCGCATCGTCTACGCCATGTCCGAGCTCGGCCTGTCGGCCAACGCCAAGTTCAAGAAGTCGGCCCGCACGGTGGGCGACGTGCTGGGCAAGTTCCACCCCCACGGCGACAGCGCCTGCTACGAGGCGATGGTGCTGATGGCCCAGAATTTCAGCTTTCGCTACCCGCTGATCCAGGGCCAGGGCAACTGGGGCTCGCCGGACGATCCCAAGTCCTTCGCCGCGATGCGCTACACGGAGTCGCGCCTCACCCGCTTCGCCCAGACCCTGCTGTCGGAGCTCGGCCAGGGCACCGTCGAGTGGGGCAGCAACTTCGACGGCACCCTGCGCGAACCGGAGCGGCTGCCGTCGCGCCTGCCCCACGTCCTGCTCAACGGCGCTTCGGGCATCGCCGTCGGCCTGGCGACGGACATTCCGCCGCACAATCTCCGCGAGCTGGTGGCGGCCACCATTCATCTGCTGGAGAACCCCAAGGCGCCCCTCGAAGAGCTCCTCGCCCACCTGCCGGGACCGGACTATCCAACCGCCGCCGAGATCATCACCCCGGCTGCCGAGATCGCCGCCATCTACGAGACCGGCAACGGCTCGGTGCGGATGCGCGCCGCCTGGCGCCGGGAGGATTCCGAAACGGTGGTGGTCGACGCTCTGCCCTATCAGGTGTCGGGGTCCAAAGTGCTGTCCCAGATCGCCACCCAGATGCAGGCCAAGAAGCTGCCATGGGTCGACGACCTGCGCGACGAGTCGGACCACGAGAACCCCACCCGACTGGTCCTCGAGCTGCGCTCCAACCGGGTCGACGTCGAGCGCCTGATGGGTCACCTGTTCGCCTCGACGGACCTCGAGCGCTCCTACCGCGTCAACATGAACGCCATCGGCCTCAAGGGCAAGCCGCGCCTATACGACCTGCGCACCCTGCTCGCCGAGTGGCTCACCTTCCGCACCGAGACGGTGCGCCGGCGCCTGCAGTTCCGCTTCGACAAGGTCAGCGAGCGGCTCCACATCCTCGAGGGCTTCCTGGTCGCCTTCCTCAACATCGACGAGGTGATCGCGATCATCCGCCAGGAGGAAAAGCCGAAGCCGGTGCTGATGCAGCGCTTCGACCTCACGGACACCCAGGCGGAGGCCATTCTCGAGCTCAAGCTGCGCTTCCTGTCGCGCCTCGAGGAGATGAAGATCCGCGGCGAGCAGGACGAGCTGATGGCCGAGCGCGACCGCCTCGACCGCATCCTCAAGTCGCCGGCCCGCTTGCGCAAGCTGATCCGCCAGGAGCTCGAGGAAGACGCCGAGACCTTCGGCGACGATCGGCGCTCGCCGATGGTCGAGCGCGACGCCGCACAGGCCTTCAGCGAATCGGACCTGCTGCCGTCGGAGCCGGTGACGGTGGTGCTCTCAGAGCGCGGCTGGGTGCGTGCCGCCAAGGGACACGAGGTGCAGGCCGAGGAGCTCAACTACAAGGCCGGCGACGGTTACCTGGCGGCGGCCCGCGGCAAGAGCAACCTGCCGGCGGTGTTCTTCGACTCCACCGGCCGCTCCTATGCCTTGCCGGCCCACGGCTTGCCCTCTGCCCGCGGCCATGGCGAGCCCTTGACGGGGAGCCTCAACCCGCCGCCGGGAGCCGCCTTCACGGCGGCGGTGATGGGGGACGACGAGGATCGCTTCCTGATCGCCTCCGACGCCGGCTATGGCTTCGTTGGCCGGTTCGCCGACTTCGTCACCCGCCAGACCAAGGGCAAAGCCCTGCTCAACCTGCCGGCCGGCTCGAAGCCACTGCCACCGGCGGCGATCGAAGGCGCCGTCGAAGACTTCCTGGTCGCCGCCGTCACCACCTCCGGCTACCTGCTGCTCTTCCCCCTCGCCGACCTGCCGGAGCTCGCCCGAGGCAAGGGCAACAAGATCATCAACATCCCCAAGAAACGCTTCGTCAGCGGCGACGAGGTGACCGCCGCCGTCGTCACCCTGCCGCAGGGAGGCGGCCTGCGAGTGCATGCCGGCAAGCGCTACATCAACCTCTCCGCCAGGGACCTCGCCCCCTTCCCCGGCAGCCGCGCCCTGCGCGGCTCGAAGCTGCCGCGCGGTTTTCAGAACGTCTGGGGACTGGAAGTCCTCTGAAGCGATCGCGGCGGCAGTTCAAGAACCCACTCCGGCGGCGGTGCGGGTTGCCGGCGAGTCTTAGGATCGGCTAGCGGCTGAGGACGCGATCGAGATTGAATCGCGCCCGGCGATCTCCGGGACGCTCCGCCAGGGCCTTCCGAAAGCAAGCTTCAGCATCCTGGTAATCCGCTCGCATGGCGGCAGCCAAGCCGAGGCGCATCGCCCGGTCGTAGTCGCCCCTCGGCTCCGGAGGCTTCACCGACTCCGTGGGACGGTGAGCTTCCGGAGTCACCGGCGAGGTGGCCAAGTCTTCCGGTGGCGACGAAGACACACCGCGCCCACGCACCAGGACCTCCGTCACGACCCGGTCCGCGACCGCCGCCACGGCATCCCTTCCCTCGAGCTCGTGGAGAACGGCGGAGAAGATCTTGCCCTCGGATAGGGCGAGGTAAAGGCGCCTGGCGAGCCCTTCGACGCGTAGCTCGAGCTGCGCCGAAACCCGCGTGAAATAAGCCAAGGCGAGGTA
This DNA window, taken from Acidobacteriota bacterium, encodes the following:
- a CDS encoding SDR family NAD(P)-dependent oxidoreductase, with translation MSRTGGIAIVGMACEYPDIHSPSDLWETVLARRRAFRRFPDERLRLDDYQSPDRLPDRTYGTEGAFIEGYEFDRVRFRVAGRAFRSADLAHWLALDVASRALADAGFPEGQGLQREATGVLLGNTLTGEFSRANQMRLRWPYVRHVVGASLLAEGWDQEKAAEFLARLEASYKQPFPEITEETLAGGLSNTIAGRVCNYFDFHGGGFTVDGACASSLLATCQACSALVAGDLDYALAGGVDLSMDPFELVGFSQTGALAPEEMRVYDARSAGFFPGEGCGFVFLMREEDAIAQQRRIYSVIRGWGVSSDGAGGITRPEAEGQALALRRAYRRAGFGIETVGYFEGHGTGTAVGDSTELSALSSSLRQAGANGRPTPIGTIKGNFGHTKAAAGVAGLIKATQAVMHRLIPPITGCETPHPVLEDEAPALRVPFEAEIWPRGGPVRAGVSAMGFGGINTHIVMEGRSKDRRRKLSARERTLLATPQDSELFLLYAASTGELATRVEALRATARRISRAELTDLAAELARRSTAGYVRAAVVAATPRELDGRLELLGEWLQQGVDQRLDVRQGVFLGGGTRTPRIAFLFPGQGSPSRSSAGALGRRFEDVVDLYDDFELPAGDAVNTAVAQPAIAASSTAALLALAELGIEATAAVGHSLGELVALHWAGAMDEETLFEVATARGRAMADLGDASGAMAAIGVGPDELAALRGRERVTIAGLNSPRRTVISGDEQAIEDLVAEARSRRLNATRLKVSHAFHSPLVAAAAGALESCLAVQDLTAPQRTVVSTVTGEVLTGDSDLRRLLVDQVTSPVRFTEAIEALRGEVDLWLEVGPGWVLSGLLEDFGDLGAALSLDAGSDSFKGLLEAAGAAYCLGSPVDPTALFAGRFSRPFDPDQPLRFFANSCEDIERRADGVAVVASPVAAADEPAPAVEPQDDLAPIDLVRELVADRAELPASAIAEDSRLLSDLHLNSISVGQLVVEAARRLGRESPASPNDFADATVAEVAEALLQGEARDGAAGEEVEEGQVAGAGSWIAAFDLLWEERSLAVGAAPPPATGWQVVAPEDHPLVAGLRAALREAGGGGVALCLPAQLEPGCVDLYLEAARPLLDGSAAKCLLVVHAGGGGAGFARTLHLELPEVDTAVVDVPFDRPEAALWAAAEAVAVTGYGEARYDAEGRREVPLWDHYPILSGEGESVLGPDDVVLVTGGGKGIASECALRLARKSGARLILLGRSRPEESPELAANLDRVSAAGIDFRYVSADVNDASAVAAAVAGAAAEIGTVTGILHGAGLNTPRLLAALDGKAFRRTLAPKITGLHNVLAAVDPAALRLLVTFGSIIARMGLRGEADYATANEWMAMETERFASDNPDCRCLCLEWSVWSGVGMGERLGRVETLIEEGIHPIPPDLGVELLARLLQLPTSPVSLVVSSRFGMPPTMEMATPELPLLRFLESPRVFFPGVELVVDSEVSAESDPYLTEHVFRGERLLPAVIGLEAMTQTATAMIGRRDLPIFEEVEFRRPLVVAEGQTLTLRVAAIGRLDGRIELVVRSSASDFRTDDFRALCRFSGERATGLPAALPDAGEVLPLEAEGDLYGPLFFHTGRFRRIRGYRSLSARECIAEISGNGAVPWFGRYLPPQMLLGDAAVRDALLHGIQVCVPHSTILPVGVDRIELGDLSPAEDFVLAAKERRREGDLFTYDVELVDAQGKVRERWVGLRLQAVDRNRVAEPWKAPILAPYVERRLQELLPGEQPKVVIRQRQAEVRQEDSDRAILEVVHGQGAEGEVHRRPDGKPETAGADVSVAHAGELVLAISGEGPLGCDAEAIEARPPDLWSEMLGADRYHLAERLVGEEGENPDAAATRIWAAGECLRKAGTPHNAPLVFESATDDGWLMLRSGNLVIGTLVAPVEGFEGGLALAVLASAER
- a CDS encoding DUF1702 family protein, with the translated sequence MGVLTRRIFGVDPSEGSFAKRGFHGAPEVRQRLERVATTFLDGYHAALEDPSPESLKVRLGAVSDEFRGWVYEGAGMGLTVLDAFTPWRPLRRFDALLADSGDSYTYLIHVGAGWAMARLRLPTGWLLRRLDPLLGWLALDGYGFHEGFFHHRRTVVEARVPGRLEGYARRAFDQGLGRSLWFSEAADVERVIARLATFAPSRHHDLWSGVGLAATYAGGVPVEHLERLRQAAGGHRPALAQGAAFAAKARLRGGFADQNTARGAQVLCGLSCEDAAAATDHALTDLPSGHGLTEERPPFEHWRTKIQHTLTSAGVAA
- the parE gene encoding DNA topoisomerase IV subunit B; translation: MTTSYDASSIEVLTGLEPVRKRPGMYTQTERPNHLVQEVVDNSVDEAIAGHCQEIVTTLHDDGSISVQDDGRGMPVDQHQEEGVSGVEVILTRLHAGAKFSHKDYRYSGGLHGVGVSVVNALSRRLEVVIRRSGQEHAMSFADGEKASELEVVGSVGRRNTGTRIRFWPDPQFFDSAKVNVCRLKHALEAKAVLCSGLQIRFVHEEDPSQNEEWCFEDGLEDYLLQELGDVERLPERPYRGSFQEADREVDWAVLWLPEEGEPVGESYVNLIPTAQGGTHVNGFRTGLTEALREFCDFRNLLPRGLKISPDDVWSRCSYILSARVKEPQFSGQTKERLSNRDVALFVAGAVKDAFSLWLNQNVEAAEGIAQIAIDNAQARARAGKKVKRKKVTTGPALPGKLADCSGQDFETTELFLVEGDSAGGSAKQARDRETQAILPLRGKILNTWEVDSSEVLGSQEVHDIAVAIGVDPGSPKLDDLRYGKVCILADADSDGAHIATLLCALFVRHFRPLVEAGRVYLAMPPLYRIDQGKKTYYALDDEERRELIARLESEGGRAKIGIQRFKGLGEMNPLQLRETVMAPDTRRLVRLTVGGRDRTDQKIDMLLARGRAADRRRWLETKGNMADV
- the parC gene encoding DNA topoisomerase IV subunit A, translated to MTDLTPPDDRLAADGVEEMALASFTEKAYLDYSMYVVLDRALPSIADGLKPVQRRIVYAMSELGLSANAKFKKSARTVGDVLGKFHPHGDSACYEAMVLMAQNFSFRYPLIQGQGNWGSPDDPKSFAAMRYTESRLTRFAQTLLSELGQGTVEWGSNFDGTLREPERLPSRLPHVLLNGASGIAVGLATDIPPHNLRELVAATIHLLENPKAPLEELLAHLPGPDYPTAAEIITPAAEIAAIYETGNGSVRMRAAWRREDSETVVVDALPYQVSGSKVLSQIATQMQAKKLPWVDDLRDESDHENPTRLVLELRSNRVDVERLMGHLFASTDLERSYRVNMNAIGLKGKPRLYDLRTLLAEWLTFRTETVRRRLQFRFDKVSERLHILEGFLVAFLNIDEVIAIIRQEEKPKPVLMQRFDLTDTQAEAILELKLRFLSRLEEMKIRGEQDELMAERDRLDRILKSPARLRKLIRQELEEDAETFGDDRRSPMVERDAAQAFSESDLLPSEPVTVVLSERGWVRAAKGHEVQAEELNYKAGDGYLAAARGKSNLPAVFFDSTGRSYALPAHGLPSARGHGEPLTGSLNPPPGAAFTAAVMGDDEDRFLIASDAGYGFVGRFADFVTRQTKGKALLNLPAGSKPLPPAAIEGAVEDFLVAAVTTSGYLLLFPLADLPELARGKGNKIINIPKKRFVSGDEVTAAVVTLPQGGGLRVHAGKRYINLSARDLAPFPGSRALRGSKLPRGFQNVWGLEVL